The following proteins come from a genomic window of Paenibacillus swuensis:
- a CDS encoding aminotransferase-like domain-containing protein, protein MHKYLVIANEIESRIRNGHIRSGQKLPSIRELSASYACNKSTVIRAYAELEQRHLIYSMAQSGFYVVQKGSDAPLSAEPSLYDFSSAAPDPALFPYLDFKHCINKAMETYKHDLFVYGTPQGLPSLIRVLVRHLANYQVFTHAEQIQITSGVQQALSVLALMPFPNGKRGVLVEQPSYFKLIQMLELYKIPVMGIQRTASGIDLDELEHLFRKEDIKFFYTMPRFHNPLGGSYTEQTKKALADLAQRYNVYIVEDDYMADLEHDPKSDPIFAYASSHVIYLKSYSKILFPGLRVGAAVIPPDLIPAFRNYKRLSDIDTSTLSQAALEVYIQSGMFERRKQAIKTSYSLRMLLLNQTLLDLSDDTYSFNSSLTSGVYNHIKLSDDLNIQTLLRRLHKKHVLLQDLSPYYLPGVAQPPIISLSVTQMAEERIEAGVSLIVEEIKKMMR, encoded by the coding sequence ATGCATAAGTATCTAGTGATCGCTAATGAAATTGAGAGCCGGATTAGGAATGGTCACATCCGTTCGGGTCAAAAGCTGCCGTCCATCCGCGAGCTTTCCGCAAGCTATGCCTGCAACAAGAGTACGGTGATCCGAGCCTACGCCGAGTTGGAACAGCGGCATCTCATTTACAGCATGGCACAAAGCGGATTTTATGTCGTTCAAAAGGGATCCGATGCCCCTCTCTCCGCGGAACCTTCCCTATACGATTTCTCCTCAGCCGCTCCGGACCCTGCCCTATTTCCATATCTGGATTTTAAACATTGCATTAATAAAGCGATGGAAACTTATAAGCATGACCTGTTCGTGTACGGCACTCCGCAGGGGCTTCCTTCTCTGATTCGAGTATTAGTCAGGCATTTGGCCAACTATCAGGTGTTCACCCATGCGGAACAGATCCAGATCACATCCGGTGTACAGCAAGCCTTATCCGTGTTGGCGTTAATGCCCTTTCCTAACGGGAAGCGCGGCGTTTTAGTAGAACAGCCCAGTTACTTTAAATTGATTCAGATGTTGGAGCTTTACAAGATTCCTGTTATGGGTATTCAGAGGACCGCGTCAGGTATTGATCTCGATGAGCTGGAGCATTTATTTCGTAAGGAGGACATCAAATTCTTCTACACGATGCCTCGGTTCCACAATCCTCTAGGCGGCTCCTACACAGAACAAACCAAAAAAGCGTTAGCTGATTTAGCCCAACGCTATAATGTATACATCGTAGAGGATGACTATATGGCGGACTTGGAGCATGACCCGAAATCGGACCCGATCTTTGCTTATGCTTCATCCCATGTCATTTATCTAAAGAGTTATTCCAAAATCCTGTTCCCCGGCCTAAGGGTGGGCGCGGCCGTCATTCCTCCGGATCTCATTCCCGCGTTCAGAAACTATAAGCGATTGTCCGACATTGACACCTCCACGTTATCACAAGCGGCATTGGAAGTTTACATTCAGAGCGGCATGTTCGAAAGGCGAAAGCAAGCCATTAAAACTTCCTATTCACTAAGAATGTTGCTGCTGAACCAAACGTTGCTTGACTTGTCTGACGACACATACAGCTTCAATTCCTCTCTGACTTCAGGGGTGTACAATCATATTAAGCTCTCGGATGACCTCAACATTCAAACCTTGCTGCGCAGATTGCATAAAAAACATGTCCTGTTGCAGGACCTCTCTCCATACTATTTGCCTGGTGTAGCACAGCCGCCCATCATCAGTCTCAGCGTCACCCAAATGGCGGAGGAGCGTATTGAAGCTGGGGTAAGTCTGATTGTGGAGGAAATCAAAAAGATGATGAGATGA
- a CDS encoding glucose-1-phosphate adenylyltransferase — MPRGKEMVAMLLAGGEGRRLGVLTKELAKPAVHFGGKYRIIDFTLSNCTNSRIDTVGVLTQYQPLVLNSYIGIGSPWDLDRKNGGVFVLPPYAQQTGADWYSGTANAIYQNMGFIEQYNPEYVLVISGDHIYKMNYNLMLDFHKEQQADATIAVIEVPWDEASRFGIMSADEDGRVTDFSEKPKEPKSNLASMGVYIFRWDVLRQYLEQDEANPESTKDFGKDVIPAMLGDNRKLSAYAFEGYWKDVGTIESLWAANMDLLDNEPKLNLNDKDLRIYSVNPYQPPQYIAAGASVKRSLVNEGCTVYGSIDHSVLFYGVQVGENTEIKDSVIMPNAKIGRNVKITRAIIGEHTVVEDGCVIGEDGKEITLIGNNERIEQPLSQV, encoded by the coding sequence ATGCCAAGAGGTAAAGAAATGGTCGCTATGCTGCTTGCAGGCGGTGAAGGGCGCAGATTGGGCGTCCTGACGAAAGAATTGGCGAAGCCGGCTGTGCATTTCGGGGGCAAATACCGCATTATCGATTTTACCCTGAGTAACTGCACCAATTCCAGAATTGATACCGTAGGCGTGCTTACCCAGTATCAACCGCTTGTGCTTAACTCCTACATCGGCATCGGAAGCCCGTGGGATCTCGACCGGAAGAACGGGGGCGTCTTCGTGCTGCCTCCTTACGCGCAGCAAACCGGAGCGGATTGGTACAGCGGTACGGCGAATGCCATCTATCAGAATATGGGCTTTATTGAACAATATAATCCGGAGTACGTCCTTGTGATTTCAGGTGATCATATTTACAAAATGAATTACAATCTCATGCTCGATTTCCATAAGGAGCAACAAGCGGACGCTACGATTGCGGTCATTGAAGTGCCTTGGGACGAAGCGAGCCGCTTCGGAATCATGAGCGCGGACGAGGACGGCCGGGTAACGGATTTCTCCGAGAAACCGAAGGAACCGAAGAGTAATCTGGCTTCCATGGGCGTGTACATTTTCCGTTGGGATGTGCTGCGTCAATATCTGGAGCAAGATGAGGCGAATCCGGAATCCACCAAGGATTTCGGGAAAGACGTCATCCCCGCGATGCTGGGAGACAATCGGAAATTGTCCGCCTACGCGTTCGAAGGCTACTGGAAAGATGTAGGTACGATTGAAAGCCTTTGGGCGGCCAATATGGACTTGTTAGATAATGAACCAAAGCTTAATCTGAACGACAAGGATCTGCGAATTTATTCCGTTAATCCTTATCAGCCTCCTCAATACATCGCGGCAGGCGCTTCCGTGAAGCGTTCCTTGGTGAACGAAGGCTGCACCGTGTACGGTTCTATTGATCATTCCGTGCTTTTCTACGGCGTTCAAGTTGGAGAGAATACGGAAATTAAAGATTCCGTTATCATGCCGAACGCGAAGATTGGCCGAAACGTCAAGATTACAAGAGCCATTATAGGGGAGCATACCGTCGTTGAGGATGGTTGTGTGATCGGGGAAGACGGCAAGGAAATAACGTTGATCGGCAACAATGAGAGAATCGAACAGCCATTGAGCCAGGTATAA
- the glgB gene encoding 1,4-alpha-glucan branching protein GlgB — MSGTFPSSHDIYLFHQGNLFHSYRMLGAHPLTEDGLAGTRFTVWAPNAREVRLAGSFNGWQTEQHPMHRIEESGLWTLFVPGVTQGDLYKYEVHAHNGEIKLKADPYAFYAELRPNTASIVYPLDGYEWGDIAWNKNKKKKGAVVYNNPLNIYEVHLGTWKIKGKELFYTYEELATELVDYAVELGYTHIELLPVSEHPFDRSWGYQITGYFAVTSRYGTPDQFKMFVDRAHQQGVGVIVDWVPGHFCKDDHGLRLFDGTPQFEPQDPRIAEKKQWGTLSFDFGKPEVMSFLISNALFWMDVYHVDGLRVDAVASMLYLGFGNNEEDPPLNRDGGQENLEAVDFLRKLNETVFSEYPQALMMAEDSTDWPLVTGPTDQGGLGFNYKWNMGWMNDVLEYMETETHARKHRHNLLTFSFMYTYSENYVLPFSHDEVVHGKKSLLDKMPGDYWQKFAGLRTLYGYQMAHPGKKLLFMGGELGHFAEWKDLWEIDWFLLDYDMHAAMHRYVKDLNHFYQAQAPLWQLDHSHEGFQWIDADDEAQSIVSFIRQGVKKTDFLICVTNFTPATYMEYRVGVPRAGTYTEVLNSDAVPYGGSGQVNSEPVKAERVPWHNQPYSITMKVPPLAAVMFEYSSTRKAAPRKNPSL, encoded by the coding sequence ATGAGCGGCACGTTCCCAAGCTCGCACGATATTTACTTGTTCCATCAAGGGAACTTGTTCCACAGTTATCGCATGCTCGGCGCGCACCCCCTAACCGAGGACGGGTTGGCAGGAACGCGTTTTACCGTCTGGGCACCGAATGCCCGTGAAGTAAGGCTCGCCGGTTCGTTCAACGGTTGGCAGACGGAGCAGCACCCCATGCATCGCATCGAGGAATCCGGCTTATGGACGCTGTTCGTTCCGGGCGTCACGCAGGGAGATCTGTACAAGTACGAGGTGCATGCCCACAACGGCGAAATTAAGCTGAAAGCGGATCCATACGCCTTTTACGCGGAGCTGAGACCAAACACCGCTTCCATCGTATATCCTTTAGACGGATATGAATGGGGAGACATCGCCTGGAACAAGAATAAGAAGAAGAAAGGCGCCGTCGTTTACAACAATCCGCTGAACATCTATGAAGTTCACCTGGGCACGTGGAAGATTAAAGGGAAAGAGTTGTTTTACACGTACGAGGAACTGGCGACTGAATTGGTCGACTACGCGGTGGAGCTGGGGTATACACACATTGAGTTGCTGCCGGTGTCGGAGCATCCTTTTGACCGTTCATGGGGCTATCAGATTACAGGGTACTTCGCGGTAACAAGCCGATACGGCACCCCGGATCAGTTCAAAATGTTCGTAGACCGCGCCCATCAACAAGGCGTAGGCGTCATCGTTGACTGGGTACCCGGGCATTTCTGCAAGGATGATCACGGACTTCGCCTGTTTGACGGCACACCCCAATTCGAGCCTCAAGACCCGCGAATCGCGGAGAAGAAGCAGTGGGGCACACTAAGCTTTGACTTTGGAAAGCCTGAAGTGATGAGCTTCCTGATTTCGAACGCTTTATTTTGGATGGACGTGTACCATGTGGACGGTTTAAGAGTCGATGCGGTGGCGAGCATGCTGTATCTCGGATTTGGGAACAACGAAGAGGATCCTCCGCTCAACCGGGATGGCGGGCAAGAAAATCTCGAAGCGGTAGACTTCCTGCGCAAGCTGAACGAAACGGTATTCTCCGAGTATCCGCAAGCATTGATGATGGCCGAGGATTCCACGGATTGGCCGCTTGTGACCGGACCTACGGATCAAGGCGGACTAGGCTTCAACTACAAGTGGAACATGGGCTGGATGAATGATGTGCTGGAATACATGGAGACCGAAACGCACGCGCGCAAGCATCGCCATAATCTGCTTACGTTTTCCTTCATGTACACCTACTCGGAGAATTACGTATTGCCGTTCTCGCATGACGAGGTGGTTCATGGCAAGAAATCCTTACTGGACAAGATGCCGGGAGACTACTGGCAAAAGTTCGCCGGACTCCGCACCCTTTACGGCTACCAGATGGCGCATCCGGGCAAGAAATTGCTGTTCATGGGCGGGGAGCTGGGACATTTTGCGGAATGGAAGGATTTATGGGAGATTGACTGGTTCCTGCTAGACTATGACATGCACGCGGCTATGCACCGGTATGTGAAGGACTTGAACCATTTCTACCAAGCTCAGGCGCCGCTTTGGCAGCTCGATCATTCCCATGAAGGTTTTCAGTGGATTGATGCCGACGACGAAGCCCAGAGCATCGTTTCATTTATCCGGCAAGGGGTTAAAAAAACAGACTTCCTGATCTGCGTTACGAACTTCACGCCGGCTACTTATATGGAATACCGGGTGGGCGTTCCGCGCGCGGGTACGTACACAGAAGTGCTTAACAGTGATGCCGTCCCATACGGCGGCTCTGGTCAAGTGAACAGCGAGCCTGTTAAAGCGGAACGTGTTCCGTGGCACAACCAGCCTTACAGTATAACGATGAAGGTTCCTCCGCTCGCAGCGGTCATGTTTGAATACAGTTCAACACGGAAAGCTGCACCGAGAAAGAACCCCAGCCTATAA
- the glgD gene encoding glucose-1-phosphate adenylyltransferase subunit GlgD — protein MKQIMGVINLVNEPDDLEELTYNRTIASVPFGGRYRLIDFALSNMVNSGLEDVAVFVHKKYRSLMDHLGSGQEWDLDRKRGGLFVLPPSIDEMRELMKGDLYNFYSHRDYFYRSNKPYVLISRSHIVCNIDYCEVLESHVSSGADITMVYKEISDEENSKFRRIETDENGRVTVMEEHTGRSRSNKVSMEMYLMSTSLLLDMIDTCLAQGYDYFVRDGIMKNLGKLKVHGHPFKGHLGIINTIQSYYANSMKLLDPRISKNLFFENGLIYTKVKDEPPAKYLDNANVTNSMIANGCIIEGHVENSILFRGVKVRKGAYVKNSIVLQNCVIDIGAHIEKAILDKDVFIQNGNVLQGDARAPFIAAKKKVI, from the coding sequence ATGAAGCAAATTATGGGCGTAATTAATCTCGTTAATGAACCGGATGATCTTGAAGAACTGACGTATAACCGCACGATTGCCTCTGTGCCTTTTGGGGGACGGTATCGTTTGATTGATTTTGCATTGAGTAATATGGTGAATTCGGGTCTGGAAGACGTGGCTGTGTTCGTGCACAAAAAGTACCGTTCGCTGATGGACCATCTCGGTTCAGGTCAGGAATGGGATCTCGACCGCAAGCGCGGCGGGTTGTTCGTTCTGCCTCCGTCCATTGACGAGATGCGCGAATTGATGAAGGGCGACCTGTACAATTTCTACAGTCACCGCGATTATTTCTATAGAAGCAACAAGCCTTATGTGCTGATTTCCCGCAGTCACATTGTGTGCAACATCGACTATTGCGAAGTGTTGGAGTCACATGTGAGCTCCGGCGCGGACATTACGATGGTCTACAAGGAAATCAGCGACGAGGAAAACTCCAAGTTCCGCCGGATCGAGACCGATGAGAACGGACGGGTGACCGTGATGGAGGAGCATACCGGCCGCTCCCGCAGCAACAAGGTGTCGATGGAAATGTATCTCATGAGCACATCGCTGCTGTTGGATATGATTGATACTTGTTTGGCGCAGGGATATGATTATTTTGTACGTGACGGGATTATGAAGAATCTTGGAAAGCTGAAGGTGCACGGCCATCCATTCAAGGGCCATCTGGGCATCATCAACACGATCCAAAGCTACTACGCCAACAGCATGAAGCTGCTCGACCCGCGGATTTCGAAGAACCTGTTCTTCGAGAACGGCCTGATCTACACCAAGGTGAAAGACGAGCCGCCCGCGAAGTATCTGGACAACGCGAATGTGACCAATTCCATGATCGCCAACGGCTGTATCATCGAGGGACATGTGGAGAATTCCATCCTGTTCCGCGGGGTAAAGGTCCGTAAAGGCGCTTATGTCAAAAATAGCATCGTTCTGCAAAACTGCGTCATCGACATCGGCGCCCACATCGAGAAAGCGATTCTCGATAAGGACGTGTTCATCCAGAACGGCAACGTCCTTCAGGGCGACGCCCGGGCACCGTTCATCGCCGCGAAGAAGAAGGTCATCTAG
- the glgA gene encoding glycogen synthase GlgA, with amino-acid sequence MQILFVTSEAVPFIKTGGLADVAGSLPKALKAQGADVRVILPKYGDIPESFKDQMYTVHTDSVYVNWRQQYCGIEELEYDGVTYYFVDNQFYFNRQGLYGYGDDAERFAFFCRGVLEALPKLNFQPDVIHCHDWHTGLVPVFLEANYKQYEFYHNMRTMFTIHNLKYQGVFGREVLSDILNLGPEHYQTEALEFNDAISFMKGGIAYSNSITTVSPTYAEEIQTHYFGEGLDGLLRKRSGDLHGILNGIDYDVYDPMTDPHLEIHYRGAMNKKKLNKTMLQAQMGLPVNGNIPMISIVTRLVEQKGLDLIHRVLEDILAEDVQLVVLGTGQSYYEALFREAAHRHPEKLSAHIYFSEEMARKVYASSDLFLMPSLFEPCGIGQLIAMRYRTVPIVRETGGLKDTVQAYNPVDGTGTGFTFHDYNAHEMLYAIQRGVRAYGEKETWNKLIANIGKTDFSWKASAKQYMQLYRQTAAGRAGVR; translated from the coding sequence ATGCAAATCCTTTTTGTCACATCCGAAGCGGTCCCGTTCATCAAGACCGGCGGCTTGGCCGACGTGGCGGGCTCATTGCCGAAAGCGCTGAAGGCGCAGGGCGCGGACGTTCGGGTGATTTTGCCCAAGTATGGAGATATTCCCGAGTCGTTCAAGGACCAGATGTACACGGTGCACACCGATTCGGTCTATGTGAACTGGCGCCAGCAATATTGCGGGATCGAAGAGCTCGAGTATGACGGGGTTACGTATTATTTTGTCGACAACCAATTCTACTTCAATCGGCAGGGGCTGTACGGCTACGGGGATGATGCGGAGCGGTTTGCGTTCTTCTGCCGCGGGGTGCTGGAGGCGTTGCCGAAGCTGAACTTCCAGCCGGACGTCATCCATTGTCATGACTGGCATACGGGGCTGGTTCCGGTATTTCTGGAGGCTAATTATAAACAGTATGAATTTTATCACAATATGCGCACGATGTTCACCATACATAACCTGAAGTATCAAGGGGTGTTTGGGCGTGAGGTGTTGTCCGACATCCTGAATCTGGGACCGGAGCATTACCAGACGGAAGCGCTGGAATTCAACGACGCGATCTCGTTTATGAAGGGCGGCATCGCGTATTCCAACTCGATTACCACGGTTTCGCCGACGTATGCGGAGGAGATTCAGACGCATTATTTTGGCGAGGGACTGGATGGGTTGTTGCGCAAGCGCAGCGGAGATCTGCACGGCATCTTGAACGGAATCGACTACGATGTGTATGACCCGATGACGGATCCGCATTTGGAGATTCATTACCGCGGGGCGATGAACAAGAAGAAGCTGAACAAGACGATGCTGCAGGCGCAGATGGGTCTGCCGGTCAACGGGAATATCCCGATGATCTCCATCGTGACCCGATTGGTGGAGCAAAAAGGGCTCGATCTCATCCACCGCGTGCTCGAAGACATTCTGGCGGAGGATGTGCAGCTCGTGGTGCTGGGGACGGGGCAGAGTTACTACGAAGCGCTGTTCCGGGAAGCGGCGCACCGGCATCCGGAGAAGCTGTCGGCGCACATTTACTTCAGCGAGGAGATGGCGCGCAAAGTATACGCGTCGTCGGATTTGTTCCTGATGCCGTCGCTCTTCGAGCCGTGCGGCATCGGTCAGCTCATCGCCATGCGCTACCGCACGGTGCCGATCGTCCGCGAGACGGGCGGCCTGAAGGATACGGTGCAGGCGTATAACCCTGTCGACGGAACGGGAACCGGGTTCACGTTCCACGACTACAACGCGCACGAGATGCTGTATGCGATCCAGCGCGGGGTGCGGGCTTACGGCGAGAAGGAGACGTGGAACAAGCTGATCGCCAACATCGGCAAGACGGACTTCTCGTGGAAGGCGTCGGCGAAGCAGTATATGCAGTTGTACAGGCAGACGGCCGCGGGTCGGGCTGGTGTGAGGTAA
- a CDS encoding DUF2269 family protein gives MTLWLTVHLVGVLLFVGNIITAAFWKIRADLSGNAAIIHHTVKHVMLADYVFTLPGLVLIVTSGVIMAVRANFPMSGLSWLTVSLVLFAVSGLIWLALLLPLQRALIHHSAQSIEEGHITSAYRKASRNWAIFGITSTVLPLVILYLMVTKGF, from the coding sequence ATGACCTTGTGGTTAACGGTTCATCTCGTCGGTGTCTTGCTGTTTGTAGGGAATATCATTACGGCGGCTTTTTGGAAAATACGCGCGGACTTGTCCGGAAATGCTGCGATCATCCATCATACGGTGAAACATGTGATGCTGGCAGATTATGTCTTCACTTTACCCGGACTTGTGCTTATCGTGACTTCGGGTGTGATTATGGCCGTCAGGGCAAATTTTCCTATGTCAGGATTAAGTTGGTTGACCGTGTCCCTCGTATTGTTTGCTGTATCAGGCTTGATTTGGCTAGCTCTGCTCCTTCCGCTTCAACGCGCCCTCATTCATCACAGCGCTCAAAGTATAGAGGAAGGGCACATTACATCCGCATATCGCAAGGCGTCGCGCAACTGGGCAATCTTCGGCATAACCTCTACGGTGCTGCCCCTTGTTATTCTTTATCTCATGGTGACTAAAGGGTTCTAG
- a CDS encoding SRPBCC family protein translates to MPKIVHEIWIDAPIELCFDLARDVGAHTLTTSGTRERAVGGVTTGLLQKGESVTWEAVHFGVKQRLTARITEMERPFTFTDVMVKGAFASFTHVHEFVEAGEGTIMRDVFEYRSPLGWLGRAADYLFLQKYMTTFIASRPHELKRLAERGGTRCGYPPGRAQRE, encoded by the coding sequence GTGCCTAAAATTGTGCATGAAATCTGGATTGATGCGCCGATAGAGTTGTGTTTCGATTTGGCTCGGGATGTGGGGGCGCATACGTTGACGACGTCCGGTACCCGAGAGCGCGCGGTCGGCGGGGTCACAACGGGTTTGTTGCAAAAGGGGGAAAGTGTGACGTGGGAGGCGGTTCATTTTGGAGTGAAGCAGAGGTTGACTGCGCGAATTACGGAGATGGAACGACCGTTTACCTTTACCGATGTGATGGTGAAGGGGGCTTTTGCGTCGTTTACACATGTGCATGAGTTTGTGGAGGCGGGCGAGGGGACGATCATGCGCGACGTGTTCGAGTACAGGTCACCTTTGGGTTGGTTGGGGCGGGCAGCGGACTATCTTTTTCTGCAAAAGTACATGACCACCTTCATCGCCTCCCGCCCGCACGAGTTGAAGAGGTTGGCGGAGCGGGGCGGGACGAGGTGCGGGTATCCGCCCGGCCGCGCCCAGCGGGAATAG
- a CDS encoding AKAP7-like phosphoesterase domain-containing protein: MGNQISISEIQLTYEKLWSQALQSFETNSVRIDSNLLSKTVDLRRGLTLICRPSRNVQDAVVNFLEEANQIESNQYYYKPNELHTTVLAIITNNAEFKLSEIDITSYVEVLSQSILSIPSFNISYRGITASPDCVMIQGFPQGSTLEELRHKIRDNFKKSGVKSTLDERYMTHTAHMTCLRFQNPILRNSDEFLRFLKKNRDFDFGTSELNDLELVVNDWYMSEENVEVLHRFSLKNYGVVY; the protein is encoded by the coding sequence GTGGGAAATCAAATTAGTATTTCTGAAATTCAACTCACTTATGAAAAGTTGTGGAGTCAAGCCCTTCAATCATTTGAGACGAACTCAGTGAGGATCGATTCCAATCTTTTGAGTAAGACTGTTGATCTACGAAGAGGCTTAACGTTGATTTGCCGTCCGTCGCGTAACGTGCAGGATGCGGTAGTGAATTTTTTGGAAGAAGCTAACCAGATTGAGTCTAACCAGTACTACTATAAACCTAACGAACTGCACACGACAGTGCTAGCGATCATTACAAATAATGCCGAGTTTAAGCTAAGTGAAATTGACATTACTTCTTATGTGGAGGTTCTTTCCCAGTCTATTTTATCTATTCCTTCGTTCAATATCAGTTATCGCGGAATAACCGCATCGCCTGATTGTGTAATGATTCAAGGATTTCCTCAAGGATCAACTTTGGAAGAATTACGACATAAAATTAGAGATAATTTTAAGAAATCTGGTGTTAAGAGCACCTTGGACGAACGATATATGACACACACGGCTCATATGACATGTCTCCGTTTTCAAAATCCAATCTTGAGGAATTCTGATGAATTCCTTCGATTTCTAAAGAAGAATAGAGATTTTGACTTTGGAACAAGTGAACTAAACGACTTAGAGTTAGTGGTAAATGATTGGTACATGAGTGAAGAAAATGTAGAAGTATTGCATCGATTTTCCCTCAAAAATTACGGAGTGGTTTATTGA
- a CDS encoding M48 family metallopeptidase produces the protein MKSLIHKKERLYFTLAIITSIFAYILLGLTVVGILIFAALMAAMLFFHALMMAQIRTNAVKLSPAQFPEMNEIVNELCVRMEMPKVPDVYVMESSGVLNAFATRFFGRNMVVLYSEVFELSKKDGQEELTFVIAHELAHLKRRHITKQMLIFPVLCVPFASEAYSRACEYTCDRMAAHYTDNAEAAINGLTVLAVGKSLYKDVNRQEYLQHSSEERGFFAWLAEKLSTHPTLPKRIYEIQKVRGDAVTGLFRASKKAAFVGVIGLVLITALTYGAYRYTDQVADVMANAIIGIAGETDITIAAANGDAEQLQSLIDAGSDVNYQDGDGWTALMYSVNGNRPDLMKMLLEAGADPNIAENTYEDTALTMSLNHDTTDAVELLVQHDAVVNLQDSYGITPLMIAALSGRADMVQVLMGLGADPGLQDNDGRTAHMFASDEGHEEVAKLLK, from the coding sequence ATGAAAAGTTTAATACATAAGAAGGAAAGGCTGTATTTCACATTAGCCATCATTACAAGTATCTTTGCTTACATTTTACTTGGGTTGACCGTAGTCGGCATTTTGATTTTTGCCGCGTTGATGGCTGCGATGTTATTTTTCCATGCGCTGATGATGGCCCAAATCCGTACGAACGCGGTGAAGCTAAGTCCCGCACAGTTCCCGGAAATGAATGAGATTGTGAACGAACTCTGTGTCCGCATGGAGATGCCCAAGGTGCCGGATGTGTATGTGATGGAATCCAGCGGTGTCCTTAATGCGTTCGCAACCCGTTTCTTCGGGCGGAACATGGTGGTGCTGTATTCCGAAGTGTTCGAACTGAGTAAGAAAGACGGGCAAGAAGAGCTTACTTTCGTCATTGCTCACGAACTTGCTCATCTTAAACGCCGACATATTACGAAGCAGATGCTGATTTTCCCCGTGCTCTGTGTGCCGTTCGCGAGTGAAGCTTACTCCCGCGCTTGTGAATATACATGTGACCGGATGGCGGCGCATTACACAGACAACGCTGAGGCAGCGATAAACGGATTAACCGTTCTTGCGGTCGGCAAGTCGCTGTACAAAGACGTGAACCGTCAGGAATACTTGCAACACAGCAGTGAAGAGCGCGGATTCTTCGCTTGGCTCGCAGAGAAGTTGTCTACACATCCCACCCTGCCGAAGCGGATCTATGAAATTCAGAAGGTGCGCGGCGATGCCGTAACAGGTTTGTTCCGCGCTTCCAAGAAAGCGGCCTTCGTAGGTGTAATCGGCCTCGTGTTGATCACCGCTTTGACTTATGGCGCCTATCGGTATACGGATCAGGTTGCTGATGTAATGGCTAATGCCATCATCGGTATAGCGGGGGAGACGGATATCACGATCGCAGCAGCGAACGGGGATGCGGAGCAATTGCAGTCCTTGATTGACGCGGGTTCTGATGTGAATTATCAAGACGGCGACGGTTGGACTGCTCTGATGTATTCGGTGAACGGCAACAGACCTGATCTGATGAAGATGTTATTGGAAGCCGGCGCGGACCCCAATATAGCGGAGAATACATATGAGGATACCGCGTTAACGATGTCATTGAACCATGACACTACTGATGCTGTGGAATTATTGGTTCAGCACGACGCTGTGGTTAATCTGCAAGACAGTTACGGCATTACTCCGTTGATGATTGCGGCTTTGAGCGGTCGAGCGGATATGGTACAAGTATTAATGGGTTTGGGCGCGGACCCCGGCCTACAAGACAACGATGGCCGGACGGCTCACATGTTTGCAAGCGATGAAGGTCATGAAGAGGTTGCGAAGTTGTTGAAATAA